A window of Dehalogenimonas sp. WBC-2 genomic DNA:
CGGGCAGCGGCAAAATGATGCGATTAACGGCAGTGCCTTTGCGCTTGCGCTTTCTTCTTAAAGCCAATCCCTCTTCTTTGTAGATACGCTCAGTCCTCTTGTGATTGACCACCAGCCCTTCTCTTTTAAGCATGATGTGGAGCCGCGGACTGCCGAAGCGCTTTCGCTGTCCAGCCAGATCCCGTAAACGTTGGCGCAAGGCTAAATCATCGTCTGGTTTTGGCTTGTAGCGATAGGCCGATGGTGAAATACCAACAAGCAGACAAGCTCTTCTCTCACTGAGCCCAAGATTCTCCCTGGCAAACTCCACCGTCTCCCGTCTGACCTTGGGCTCTAGAAGTTTTTTGCGAGAAGCTCTTTAAGCGCCCAATTATCAAGCGCCTGGTCGGCCACGATCTGCTTCAAACGGCGATTTTCTTCTTCTAGGGTTTTAAGCCGTTTGAGCTCGCTGACCGAAAGCCCCGCATATTTGGCTTTCCACTTGTAGTAGGTAGCGTCACTGACTCCGTGCTTACGGCACAGCTCGCCGATTTTAGCCCCGGCTTCGGCTTCCTTGAGCACCGTAATGATTTGTTCTTCTGTAAACCTTTTCCTGATCAATTGAGCCCTCCTTGAACGCTTTATTTTAGCGGAGGACTCTACTTCTCGGCGATACTAATTAAGGGGGGAGGGTCAGGATTCCCACGAATGGATAAAGTCATATGCTGACAACAGAAAGTTTGGATAGCCAAATTTATTAATGAATTGGAAATAATCTCTTGGAGGGAAATTAGTTTTTATACTCGAAATTGACGCGAAAAAACATGGGAACATGAGTTTTCCGTTGGCCAGAAGGATCGATCTTGTTTTACTGGTGCCGCCTATTTCGAGCATAAGCCCTTCATATTCGGACCGTTGACGCCTCGATAATAACATAATTGCCTGGCTGTTAATAGGTCCGAAACCAAGTCCCTTGTGATCTGCCGATTTTTGGTAAAAAGTGACGCGCTTTGTTTTTACGAGTCGAAGGGATAAAATCCTTGTAGTTTAATAAATGCTAGATCCGTGTGAAGGAAGTTGATTTATGGAATTTTTTAACCTAATGAGTATCTCACACCGCTATATGGAGATACTAAACCCTTCCACGCCTGAAAAAATCATCAAACTTGGCAAATTACTCGGACTAAAAAATGGAAACCGGGTCATCGACTTTGGTTGTGGATGTGCTGAGGCCCTAACTCTCTGGGCCGAGGAATTCGGTATTACTGGTATTGGTATAGATATATCCCAGGATTTCTGCGACCGGGCTAGGAAAAAGCTGGCCATGAAGGGGTTGTCTGACCGGATAGAAATCGTTTGTTCCCCCGGAGCTGAATATATGTTTCAACTTGGAACTTTCGATGCCGCAACGTGTATTGGGGCAACATTTATTTTTGGCAGTTTCCAAAAAACAATCCAAGCCATTAAGAGGGCTGTTCATCAGAATGGACGTCTTGGTATCGGTGAAACCCACTGGCTTAGCAATCACGTAAACCCGGAATACGCCCAAAAACAGACAACCACGCACACAGAACCGGAACTAACTCAATTTACCCGGGATGAAGGCTTTGAACTCGAATACATCATCCGTGCCAGCAACGATGACTGGGATAGGTACATTTCGGATGGTTGGCATGGACTGATACGCTGGCTTGAAGAAAATCCCACCCATCCTGACTATGAACAGGTGTTCGATTATTTTCGTATCGACCAGGATGATTTTTTAAAGTTCCAACGCCAATATATGGGTTGGGCGATGTATTGCCTCGCGCCCAGCAAAACTCTAATTCGAAGCGGTGGTTGAACGATTTGTTGAAAAGTGCAACAAGCTCCGGCTAATAGTTATCGGGGCTCATCAACTTGAACTCATCTTTAAGTCTGCTCTTCATATACTTGATTACGGGAAGAGCGATTTTGGCTTCGTCAAGAGCCAGTAGCGCAGCAACGATCGAAGATTTGATCTCGGTGTCACGTGGGTCTTCAAGGATAGATATCAGTGAACCGATAGCACTATCATCGCCAAGTCTTCCAATGGCGTGGGCGGCGGTGTACCTGATCCTAAAATCCTCGTTTTTATTGTTCAGAAGTCTGATCAATGTCTTGGTCGTTCTGAAGTCACCGACCTCGCCGATCAGGGTGATCAGAATACACCTCAGTCTGTACTGTTCATCTCCAGGTACGAGAACCTTTTTAACGAATCGAAGTACAAAATCCAAATCAACTCCGGCAGGCTGTTTTGCTAAAGCTCCAGCGGCTTCTTCCCTGAGACCGAGCGATTGATTCGGATCTTTCAATAATGTCATCAAGCCCTGGATGTTACCCTTTTTGGCCAGGTCGGAGACCGTTGATGAGCTACTGATATTAGCGATTTGTTCCACTGGTGACTCTCTAGAGGGGCGTTGCATACCGTGATTTTATCACATTATGTGCTCTAGGAGAACACTCCAGATGTCGGCTTTGCATTATCATTCGCCTTGTGCGCTCGAAGAACATCATTGGACCAAAGATTAGGGCAGCAAGGGATAATGCCCGGATAAGTCAGGCAAAGCTGGCTGCCAGGCTTCAAATCATGGGGATCAAGATCGATCGTTCGGCTATTGCTAAAATTGAAACTGGTCGCCGACCGGTCTCGGATATTGAAATCGCCGCGATCGCGGACATATTGACCATTCAGCTTCCGTGGCTGTTTGCTGAGAGCAGGGCTTGGTTTCAGCAGCAGATCGAAGCCGATTAACGCCTAATCTTGGGCGGTTCTAGAGCTGGAAAGTCAGCTTGAAAGTTCTTGGTGTCATACTGGACGGTCTACCAATTACAGTTTAAAGGGTGCAATCTTCAGACTGCACCCTTTTTGTTTCGTACCGATGGCTTGGAACTTGACTACAAATCTCCAAACACCTTTGGAGCCTGGTCTTTCATGATTTCCTTAATCATATTGGCGACGGCGCGCATCTCCGGCAGGGCGGCGGGCCCGGAGCGAAGGTTGATGATGTGCCGGATCTCCCGGAAGTTCCAGGTACAGATGATTTCTGTAGAGCAGGCGTTAGGCAGCACGTAACGAGCGATTTCAGCTTTCACACCGGCTTTCAGGAGCTGGCGATAGGCATCCCATGCCGCCTCCATTGATGCTCTGTATACTTCGGACGCGCCCTCAAAATCAGCAAGTTCCGGCGGGGTGATAAATTCCGCCCCGGTTTCCTTGACATAACGCTGACTGCGCTGAGAGTAACTGGCGATGCGGTGCCGCACCAGTTCATGGGTTAAGGCTCGGGAGGCTTTGATATAAAATGTGGCGGAGGCGTGCTCAAGCAGGCTCTCATGACCCTGTTTGATGCGGGTTTGCAGCCAGTGCTCATTCATTCCCAGTTTATCCCCGCTGGCGTAACATAACCGGCCGGCCTGTTCAGTCAAGGATTCGGCATCAGGAGTTACGGCCAGCAATTTGACTTCAACCTGGTATTGCATAGATTGTCTCTCTCATTCAAAACTGTGGAAACTTATAATAATTGCCCCGTATTATAAACTGCCCGGCGATTTAGATAAACCTCATTAGAGGTGTTGCGGTCTTTTGAGATTGAGCAAATTGGTTCAGATAATGAGTATAGCAAACCTCGGTAAGCGGCTATCAATGCAGAATCAGATTGCTGGATTTCTATCTTGCACATGATATAATCCTACTTGTTGAGGTATTGCCGTGCCGGACATTGACGATTATAAGCAACAGTTTTATCAAGAAGAAGAACAATTACTTGCCAGAAGAAGAGTTTTACTGGGGCAAAAATTGTTAGTTGATCATATTTTCACCACTGAAGCCGCCCGCCAAAGGAAAGAACTGGAGAAAGAACTGGCAACGGTCGAGAGGCGCATCAGTGAGGTGCGTACCATCCTTGGTGAAAATTTTAGCAAGAATTAGCGACTTCCAGGACTATGAATAAGGAACGGTTTACGAGTCTGGTCACCAGCGCTTTGGATCATTTACCGGATGAATTCCTGGACCTTTTGAATAATGTAGACGTTACGGTTGAGGATTATCCCACACGGGCTCAGAGCAAGGGGATGGAACGCAACAGGCTTTTGGGTTTATATGAAGGTGTCCCCCTCACCGATAGAGATACTCATTATGGGCTGGTGCTGCCGGACAAGATCACCATCTTTCAGAAGCCTATTGAGCACAATTGCTCTTCAGACGATGAAATCATTGATCAGGTGGAGAAGACGGTGCGCCATGAGATTGCCCACCATTTTGGGATGACTGATGATGAATTGGATGAAATTGAAGCCAATTGGAAACGAAGAAGTGTTCATAAAGAATAACAGGTGTTTGAAGCTAAGGTGGTTGGAATGAAACGCTGTTCCTGGCCGGAATCCGGTGGTGAACTGATGATAGACTACCACGATAAGGAATGGGGAACACCGGTGCATGACGATCAGAAACACTTTGAATTTCTGGTGTTAGAGACATTTCAGGCCGGTCTTAGCTGGCTTACCGTATTACGAAAGAGGCAAAATTTTGCGAAGGCCTTCGGTGGTTTTAATCCTGTAATCGTTGAGGCGTATGATGCCGCAAAAATTGAGGAATTAGCAGCCGACGCAGGCATTATCCGTAATCGGATGAAAATTTCCGCTGCAGTTAACAATGCTCGCAGGTTGTTAGAGGTGCAACAGGAATTCGGCAGTTTTGACCGCTATTTATGGAGTTTCGTTGACGGCCAGCCGGTAATTGGTAATTGGGTATCAATGGATCAGATACCTGCCAAAACAGAACTCTCCGACCAGGTCAGCGCCGATCTCAAACGCCGCGGATTTAAATTTGTTGGTTCAACTATCATTTATGCCCATTTGCAGGCGGTCGGCATCGTAAACGACCATGTGGTTGACTGTTTCAGGTTCAAAGAACTGGTACAGGTTTAAGAAAAGGGCTTTGAACGAATTTTGAAGATGGCAGGTGTGACATTATACTGTTATACGAGGTGAAAATATTATGAAAGTGACTGTCTATACTACCCAGACCTGACCGCATTGTCATACGGTGAAAGGGTTCCTTTCACAACGGGGTATTCACTTTACTGAGGTTGATGTTTCCACAAATGCGGCCGCTGCTCAGGAGTTGGTGCGGCGCACCGGGCAAATGGCGGTTCCGGTAACGGATATTGACGGTAATCTGGTAGTAGGTTTCGACCAACGGAAATTGGAACACTATATCTCACAGGCTAAAAATGCTTCTGCGCCAAGTCTGGGGGCGTCGGTTGCGGACGCTGAAAAATATACCGCGGCGCATGGTATGACAGTTTCCCGCGGCGCTTATATCGGCGGCGTTAAACAGGGTTTATCGGCAGCAAAAGCCGGACTCAAGACCGGAGACATCATTACAAAAATTGATTCCACAGCAATTAACACTGCGGCTGACCTTGATAAGGTCATCGGTTCACTGGAAAAAGGCGCCAGGCTGAAAATTACCTTTATACGTGACGGCCAACCGCGCCAGACCGAAGGCTTGCTTTAACGGCCAATAAACTAGCTCAGAGTAATCCTGAATGTCAGCAGAAATCATGTTGAATACGGCCAGGCTTAGGTTGAAACGCTTAGGACTGGAAGATGCACAAGCACTTTTCAGTTACCGCTCAATGCCAGGCGTATACCGCTTTCAGTCATGGCGCCCGGTTGATATTAGAGATGCTGTGGTATTTATTAATGACGTAGCAGATATACCTGATATCCCCGGCACGTGGTATCAATTAGCTATTTTTCTCAAGAAGACTCAGCAGCTTATTGGCGATATAGGTGTCCATTTTTCGGCGTCAGGTGAAAAAAGAGAGGTAGAGTTAGGCTGTACTCTGGCTCCGGAATCTCAAGGTTTTGGATATGCAACTGAGGCTTTGACTGAGGTCATTGCATACTTATTTACCAGTTTAAAGAAACGCTCAGTGCGTTTTTCAATAGACCCACGCAATATCCCATCTATAAAACTGGCGCTTCGACTCGGATTGCACCAGGTTGAATACCTTGAGAAGAGTGTTTGTATTGATGGGGAATGGTGCGATGATGTGATTTATTCTATTGATGCGGCGGAATGGTCACTCTGCCTTACAGTTGATTCTTAACGGTTGTTTTCTTCGGCGGTCAAGCAGAAACGACAATCACTTAATAAATTGAATCTGAAATACAAACCAGGAGAGCCACCGAATGGCTCTCCTGGTAGGCTGTCTCTAAGAATTTTACTCAGGTTTAATTGATGTTAGACATGACTTTATGGCGATATTTATCTGCATTGTCAGTGACGGTGGTGCCGAACTCTTCAGCCCTCTCCTTTACAACATCACTAAAATGCTCCGCTTTCTTTTTCAGTTCACCTGCTTGTTTTTGAAGATCCCGGCGAGTCTTGCGGCCAGACTGGGGAGCATAAAGCATCCCTATTCCGGCGCCTATGGCCGCGCCAGCGATAATTCCTAGAACTACTCCACCCCAATTACTGTTTGCCATGATATCCTCCTGTTTTTTGGTCCACCTAAAGGCGTCCAATCATATTAACGTCTGACAAACTTATAAGATATAATCATCCCCAAAAATTCGTCGATTACTACTATTGTAACTTAAATATCAGGTTTGTGGAATCCGTAAAACTACTCAATTCGGCATGTTAATTCACCTATTCTTGTTGTGCAGGCGAGGAATTTCACTTCACGAAATTTTGAGATATTATGAAAGATAGTACATCTAATGGTCACAGGAGGTTGGATATGGAACTGTTGCATAGGGAAGACATGCTGGAAATGTTGAAAAGGCCGGAAAGCCCAGCTGTGACCATATACTTGCCGACCCACCGCACCGGCGATACCGAAGCTGACCCCATAAGGTTCCGCCATGTTTTGGATGAGGCGGAAAACCGGTTGGTTGAAACTGGAGTCAGGGCGCCTGTCGCCCGGAAGATGCTGGCCCCGGGCCGGAACCTGCTGCCGGATGGTCTCTTCTGGCAACATCAGGAAGAAGGGATGGTCTGTTTCATAACGCCGTCATCGTTTAGATATTACACTCTGCCGTTCACCGTGCCGGAGACCGTGGTGGTGGCGGATGATTATCATATCAGGCCGCTGCTGCCTCTTCTGGAAAATGATGGGATTTACTATTTACTTTCTTTGAGTTTGAACAATACCAGCTTGTTTCAAGCCCGTAGGTTAGTCAGCCGGGAAATCCCTCTGCCGGAAGAACTGCGGAATATGGTGGATGCTAACCAGCATGATGATTCAGAGAAATCCCTGCAATATCATACTACCGGCCCCGGTCCGGCCATATTTCACGGGCAGTCCGACCCGGATAATTTCAATAAAGCCCATATCACCCACTTTTTACAGAAGCTCAGCCGGGAGTTAGAAAAAATACTGGCTACAGAGCGGGCCCCACTGGTTGTAGCTGGCGTGGAAAATATCCGGACAATGTTTCGCGGGGAATGTGCGTATGCCCATATCTTAGAGGAAGGCATTGAAGGTAATCCGGAGCGGATGACGCCTGAAAAGCTCCACGCTGCTGCCTGGGAGACCGTCAGTCAGTACTTTGGCCGACAGCGAGAGCAGGTATTATCACAGTATCTCAACGCCTCCGGGCCGGAGAGATCGGTTAAAGGGTTGGAATCGGTTTTATTCGCCGCCGAGGATGGAAGGGTGGCGGCTCTATTTCTCACTGAAACGCTGGAAGCCAGGGGCACGATTGACCGGATGCAGCGGAAAATTGAAATTGATCCCAACCCCGTTTCTGACAATACTGACCTGGTTGAATACTCTGTCAGGCAAACGCTTATGACCGGGGGCGATGTCTACGTTCTAACGCCCGAAGAACTGCCGGATGCGGCGGAAATCTCTGCGATGCTGAGGTATTGAAAAACCGGCGGAGTTTATTTACTGGTTGAAGTGGTTGTCACGCTACGGCTTAGCTGTTATTATGGGGGCACAATTTAATATAGTTACTGGGGGAGCTGAAAAGCTGAGAGTTTCGGACAGGCCGGACGACCCTTGGAACCTGGTCTCGATAATGCGAGCGTAGGGAAGTAGCAGAACCTTAGACCAGAAGAACTTTTCTTCTGGTTTTCTTTTTTAAACTTCCGGCCCCCCAGCTGAACTATAGACTCCGGTAACTTGATGAAGAAGGAGACATAATGAGCGCGGACATGCCTGAAATTGGTAAAATTTCCCCGGATATCTTCCGGGAGATTATTTTCCCTCGGCTGGGGGCAAAAAGTGACAGTGTCCTGGTTGGGCCGCAGCACGGCGTTGATGTCGGTATCGCCGAAATTGGCGGGCAGGCGGTATCATTTACTACGGATCCGGTTTTCATCGTGCCTCAGTACGGCTGGGAGCGGGCTGCCTGGTTTGCCATTCATATAATTGCCTCAGATTCGGCCACCAGTGGTCTCAAGCCCAAATACCTGTCCATTGACTTAAATCTGCCGATGGAGATGTCCAAGGAAGAGCTTGAGGTTATGTGGGAGGTAATGCACCGGGAGTGCCTCAAGATGGACATAAATATCATTACCGGGCATACCGCCCGCTATGAAGGCTGTAATTATCCTATGGTTGGCGGTGCTACCATGATTGGTATCGGCGGGCTGGATGAATATGTTTCCCCTAAGTTTGCTAAAATCGGTGACGTTATCATCATCACCAAAGGCCCGGCCATAGAAGCCTGCGGCATTTTTGCGGCCATGTTCCCAGACCGGATCGCCGCTGAATACGGCGAGGACTTTGCCCATAAGGCCGAAGGAATCTTCTATCAGATGTCGGTAGTGGAAGATGCTATGGCCGCGGTGTCGATTGGTGTCCGGGATGACGGGGTGTCTTCTATGCATGACGCTACCGAATGCGGCTTGTGGGGCGGGCTATATGAAGTGGCACAGGCGGCGGGGCTGGGGGCGCGGATTGATAAGGACAAGATAGTGGTGGCTGATGGTGTGCCGGAAATATGCCGTTTATTTAACATTGACCCTTACGCGTCAATAAGTGAAGGCAGCCTTATTATTACGTGCCGACCACATAAGGCTGAGGCGGTAGTTGCAGCGCTTAAGGCTAAAGGCATACATTCCTCAGTGGCCGGTGAACTGACGGAAGTGGAAAGAGGCATGATCCTCATAGATGATGGCCGGGAGAAGCCGCTGGAACACCCTATAGTTGATCCTTTCTGGCGGGCGTTTTATGATGCCGCCAAAAAAGCTTAATATTGGTGGTGAGGTAGCACCATAAAATATCGGCATCTGCCTGATACGGACATCTACGCGGTTCTGGCGAGTGCCCATTCTTTGGGGAGGGGCAACGTCGAGACAGCTAAACAGCTTCTTGAAGCTGGGGTGAAGATTATTCAGTATCGGGAGAAAAGCTTTACCTCCAGGCAAAAGTATATTGAGTGCACAGCTATCAGAGAACTGTGCTGCCGGCACGACGCCTGTTTTATTGTGAATGATGACCCTTATCTGGCGCTTGAGGTCAAAGCTAATGGCTTGCACCTGGGGCAAGATGACATTGCGCCGGAGGCAGCCCGGCGGATAATCGGTGATGAGATGCTTTTAGGTTTTTCAGTGACCAGGCCGGGAGAGATAGACCGGGCCGCTGATACTGACGTTATTGACTATTTGGGTGTCGGGCCAGTGTATGCTACTTCCACCAAGAAAGACGCGGCGACTCCCGGCGGCAGATCACTCATTGAATATGCCCTTAAACACTCTGAATTACCGGTGGTAGCCATCGGGGGTATACGTTTGGAGCATGTGGCGGAACTGACCTGCCAGGGTGTGTGTTACATCGCCATGGTGTCTGAGTTGGTGGGCGCGGCGGACATTGGGAAGAGGGTGGCTGATATCCGGGCCGCTATCGCTGAGGGGAAAATTTTCTAAATTTTCAAATCCTAAAAGGTGAATGGGCGAATTGTGTCAAAACAATTCGCCGTTTTTTGATTACTAGAGTTTGATTCAAATCAATAATTAGGTAACTATCATGCCTTTCGCCCCCCCCACGTTGTAGGGGCGAGGCATGCCTCGTGTGGGTTTATTTTTTAGCGGTGGCTGGAGTTAATGCCTGTCCTGGTCAATGGTGGTTATATCGCATATTGATGATTGAGATACAGGCTCAACCTGCGGCGGACGCTTTATGGAAGCAATTATTGCGATACCCAGGATGACGGCAATAACAAGGAGTGAAAGGAACGTTGGTATATGAAATATACCAGAAATTACCATCTTGAAACCTAAAAACACCAGTACCGCCGACAGGCCGTAATGCAGGTAGTACAGGCGATTGGCGAAGCCCTCAAGAGCAAAATAGATTGATCTAAGTCCCATGATAGCAAACATATTTGATGTATAGACGATGAAAGGGTCGGTGGTGATGGATAGCACTGCCGGAATAGAATCCACGGCAAAAATGATGTCGGTAGTCTCCACAGCGATGAGTACGGCCAACAGGGGGGTGGCGAGGCGGCGGCCATATTCTATGGTAAAGAATTTGCCGCCATGGTAATTGGGGCTCATGGGAAGGTAGCGGCGCAACAGTTTAAGGATGGGGTTGGCTTCAGGGTGGGGATCCTCTTCTTTTTTGACGCCCATGCGGATGCCAGTGAAGATCAGAAATGCGCCGAAGATGTAGATGATCCACTGGAAATTATTTATCAGGGTGATACCACCGAAGATAAAGGCGGCACGCATGAAGATGGCTCCAATGATGCCCCAGAAAAGAACCCGGTGACGGTATTCCGGAGGAACACAGAAATAGGTGAATAGCATCAGAAAAACGAAGAGGTTATCAACAGAGAGTGATTCCTCAACGACATAGGCGCTGAAATAGCTGATGGCATGGGCTTGGCCGGAGAAAACCCAGATGCCGATACCGAAGATAACAGCCAGGCTGACCCAAAGAGCGGCCCAGCCAACAGCTTCCCTGGTTTTAATCACATGGGCGTGACGGTGGAAAACGAACAGATCCAGCATCAACATGGCGATTAAGAAGAGATTGAAGAGTATCCAGGGCAAGACGCCGATATCCATGCGTATCCTTTGTGAGGGCCAAAACAGCCTACGGGTGAATAATGTGATTACCTATTGGAGGAAAAGTATAACTTAAGGCAAAATCAAAGTAAAATGATTGTACTTATCTTACGAAGGGTGTATCATCTGTTCTTGATTAAGGTACTCACTGATGCTATTATCTTCTTTTTTACGGCATGTCGCAATAGGCAATTGCCATCCCCCTTCAGATATCAGCCCATAAAATACCCGCTAATCTCACTGATATTGAGAAAATGCCGCTAATGTGGATATGGACAGCCCGGAGGCAACATGGAAGAGGATAAACGCGAGGGTATGTATGCCCTGAGCGATGGTCTGAGAGAAATCGTCACACAGGATCCCGACGGTAAAATTGTCGTTGATGCCGATGGCAGAGTACTTTTTGCCAACCCAGCTGTAAAACAAATCTTGAACCGCGACCCTGAAAGCATGACGGGACACTTATTTGGGTTTCCAATAGTACCCTGGGGCTTTTCAGAGATTGAATTTATCACAAAAGACGGCGGTGCCGGTCAGGCTGAATTACATGTTGCGGCTATCAAGTGGGGACAACAGGAGGCATTTCTGGTGTCGCTCCGGGATGTTACAGGGCGCAGATATGCCGAAGAGGAACTTCTGAACCGCAACGCCACATTATCAGTGGTGTTTGAAAATACCCCTAATATCCTGATGCTGGTTGACATTGATGGCAGAGTGACGGACATTAACCGTGCCGGCACTCAATTGGTCGGAAAAACCAAGGAAGAACTGCTTGGCCTGCTTGGCGGTGATGTGTTCGGTTGCCTGAACTCTTTCCGGGCGCCGGGTTGCGGAAAAAATAAAGAATGTAATGATTGTCCAATCCGTTCCAGAGTTATGCTGACTCTTGAAACCCAAAAACCTATCTTTGATGAAGAAGGACAATTTGAGATCATACGCGATGGGAAAAAGGTAACATTGCATATTCTTGTTTCAACCGCGCCAGTCAAAACTCCCAGAGGCAAACAAGTGCTGGTTACTATTACCGATATTTCCGAGCGCTATAACACAGAAAATGCGGTTAGAGAGAGCGAAAACAAATACCGGTCGTTGATGAAAGATATGCCAAGCGGGGTATATATCGTTCAAAACGACCGAATAGTTTTTGCGAACGCCAGAACCGAGGAGTTGACCGGTTATTCCATCAAAGAATTGAAAAGTATGAATGGATTCAACCTGATACACACTGAAGACAGAGAGAAAATCAGGGAATTAACCAGATTAAAGCTAAACGGGGAAAAAGTTCCAAGCGCTCATTCATTGCGAATGATAAGAAAAGACGGAACGGTAATCTGGCTTCGTCGCCGTACCGCGACAACCGATTGGGCAGGGGCTCCGGCTACTCTGATTATGGATATGGATATCACAGCGCGCATGCAAGCGGAAGAAGCCCTGGTTTCAAGCGAGAGACGATTCCGTGAACTCTTTGAGTTGATGAGGGAGGGGGTGTGCATTCATGAATTGATCTATGATGATTCCAGCAAAGTGGTCGATTATCGGATAATCGATGCCAATCCAGCATTCCAGTCTATTCTCGGGTTGAAGGTTGAGAAGGTAAGAGGTCGAAACGCTTCAAAGGTGTACGGAACCGGATACCCTCCATATCTGGAAACATACGAACGAGTGGCTACTTTGGGGAACTCCGAGGCTTTTGAAACATATTTTGCTCCATTGAACAAATATTTTGACATTTCCTGTTTCTCCCCCTGTAAAGGTCAATTTGTAACGGTGTTTAGCGACAGCACCGAGCGCAAGCTGGCTGAGTCAAAGCTGCACGATTTTACCGCCGAGCTTGAAAAACGCAACATGTTTATCCAGACAATTATTGATAAGCTGCCCATAGGGTTGGCAATAAACAATATGGGTGACGGAAAAGTGACATACATAAATGACAAGTTTGAGGAGATATACGGCTGGCCCAAAGATGATACTTTAGATATCAATACTTTCTTTGATAAGGTGTATCCTGACCCAGTTTATCGCAGTGAAATCAAAGGTAGAGTGATGTCAGATATCGCCAGCGGGGATCCAGCGCGCATGGTTTGGGAAGATTTAACGGCGACTACAATAAGCGGCGAGAAACGGATAATCAGCGCAGTAAACATTCCAATAGCAGACCAGGGGATAATGGTCTCTACAGTCAGAGACGTTACCAAGCAAAAAAAGGCTGAAGAAGCTATTCAGCAAAGTGAACGAGACAAGGCGACGATCATCAGCAACCTGCCGGGTATGGTTTACCGGTGCCGGAATGACCAAAATTGGACGATGGAATACTTGAGCGACGGATGCCAGGCATTAACAGGATATTTGCCAGAACAACTCCTGAATTCAGAAGAGTTCGGTTATAATGAACTGATTTTGCCGGAGGACCGGGACGAG
This region includes:
- a CDS encoding sensory box sensor histidine kinase-response regulator, encoding MEEDKREGMYALSDGLREIVTQDPDGKIVVDADGRVLFANPAVKQILNRDPESMTGHLFGFPIVPWGFSEIEFITKDGGAGQAELHVAAIKWGQQEAFLVSLRDVTGRRYAEEELLNRNATLSVVFENTPNILMLVDIDGRVTDINRAGTQLVGKTKEELLGLLGGDVFGCLNSFRAPGCGKNKECNDCPIRSRVMLTLETQKPIFDEEGQFEIIRDGKKVTLHILVSTAPVKTPRGKQVLVTITDISERYNTENAVRESENKYRSLMKDMPSGVYIVQNDRIVFANARTEELTGYSIKELKSMNGFNLIHTEDREKIRELTRLKLNGEKVPSAHSLRMIRKDGTVIWLRRRTATTDWAGAPATLIMDMDITARMQAEEALVSSERRFRELFELMREGVCIHELIYDDSSKVVDYRIIDANPAFQSILGLKVEKVRGRNASKVYGTGYPPYLETYERVATLGNSEAFETYFAPLNKYFDISCFSPCKGQFVTVFSDSTERKLAESKLHDFTAELEKRNMFIQTIIDKLPIGLAINNMGDGKVTYINDKFEEIYGWPKDDTLDINTFFDKVYPDPVYRSEIKGRVMSDIASGDPARMVWEDLTATTISGEKRIISAVNIPIADQGIMVSTVRDVTKQKKAEEAIQQSERDKATIISNLPGMVYRCRNDQNWTMEYLSDGCQALTGYLPEQLLNSEEFGYNELILPEDRDEVWNKTQDAISQHRSFELNYRIIAANGETRYVWERGTGIWSENGELKHLEGFISDVTKLIRTESALIESEKRYRELYEQSPAAYQSLDINGNIIEVNKAWLDAMGYEREEVIGRWFGDFIVPEGVAQFRASFPRFRKASKIHSEYWLKHKNGGTRLLAFDGRIGHDMKGDFKRTHCIIQDITEKHKANEAIKTAAEEWRTTFDSIKDMVALIDLHHTIVRVNKAFASTLKQEPNDLVGKQCYEVIHNMNQPHPMCPHARMLESKHVESSEYFDKKLKMWVEASSSPIFDKNGSLTGSVHIIKDISERKREEQQTQQLRTKAEMSSRLAAVGEMAAGIAHEINNPLTGVIGFSELLMERNDLPKDVLENIEIINDGSQRVKEIVKRMLTFARQAKPQKNSISITELIDNTLELRGYVLKTSNIEVVKDYAPGLPWVMADAGQLQQVFLNIIVNAEYAMKKAHDRGVLTIKTEYSDGHIRVSIKDDGQGLPESVKAKLFQPFFTTKDPGEGTGLGLSLSLGIIQEHGGKIMVESEYGHGVNFIIELPIGVIETVPAEELEIVPVIEKAKSARLLIVDDEPAIRTLLKKILKQEGHEVTECSLPETAIEKIGQSKYDLIFLDVRMPGMSGIELFDKISRLRPEYTHRVIFITGDTSDLITREYLIQHQIPFVDKPFDRKTLLDKINEALSYRLNDRTS